The Streptomyces armeniacus genomic interval CCTCGCCGCCGTGACCGGCGCGCTCGCCGGGCTGCTCGTGCTGTTCGCGGGCGGGGGAGGAGGCACCGTACGCCCGCTGGGCGTCGCCCTCGCGCTGCTGTCCGCGGCCGGCTACGCGGCCGTCACGCTCCTCACCCGCTGGACCGGCCGGAACGGCGGCGGAGGCGACGCCTTCACCACCACCGTATGGGCGTTCGGCATCGGCGCCGTCTGCCTGCTGCCGCTCGGCGCCGCCGAGGGACTGCTGCCGCACACCGCCGACCCGGCGCGGGTCGCACTGCTGCTTGCCTACGTGGCGGCGGTGCCGAGTGCGCTCGCGTACGCGCTGTACTTCGCGGGCGCCGCGGTCGTACGGGCCGCCACCGTCTCGGTCATCATGCTGATCGAGCCGGTCAGCGCGGCCGTGATCGCGGTGCTCCTGCTCGGCGAACGGCTCACGGCGGCGACCGTCGCGGGCACGCTGCTCCTGCTGGCCGCGGCGGGCGGCCTGGCCCTGGCCGAGGCCCGTCTCGCGGCGGCGCGGCGGGCGGCGGCAGCGACCGCCTGAGGCGACTCCGTACGGGAGCGCATCTACGTCCGTACGGAAGCGCTTCTGCGTCCGTAGCGAAGCGTCTGTGCGGTCCGTACGGAAGCATCCGTGCGGATGCGTTTTTCCGGACGCGCCATACGGGACAGCGTGCGCCGGGTGCGGGCGTGCGGGCGGAACCGCCGCGCCCGCACCCGGCGTTCAGCCCACCCGGCGCAGGTACTCCGGCAGCGACGTGCCCGGCGCCAGGTCGTCGGCCGGCACCGGCTCGCCGTACGCGCGGGACACCGGGACCACGCCCGTCCAGTACGGCAGCGGGACGTCCTCCGGGTCGTCACTGGGGCCGCCGGAGCGGATCTTGGCGGACACCTCGTTCAGATCGAGCGCGATCACCGCCGTGGCCGCCAGCTCCTTGGGGTCGGCGGGCCGGCAGTCGGCGGCGCGCCCCGGCAGGACGTTGTCCACCAGTGCGTCGAGCGCGGCGACGCGTTCGTCGCGGTCGGTGACCTGGCGCGCGGTGCCCTGCACCACCACCGAGCGGTAGTTGAGGGAGTGGTGGAAGGCGGTGCGGGCCAGGACCAGACCGTCGACGTGGGTGACGGTGAGGCACACGGGCATCCCGGGACCGCCGTCGTCCGGGCTGCCCGGCCGGCCCTCGCCGT includes:
- a CDS encoding pyridoxamine 5'-phosphate oxidase family protein; amino-acid sequence: MTPAPPAATGSYPRSEHTTPTRKPDRASYDREVVHSILDQEYVCHLGFVRDGRPVVLPTLYARVGERLYAHGSTGSQPLRAAGQPNGAAGRTGSDGQDGEDGEGRPGSPDDGGPGMPVCLTVTHVDGLVLARTAFHHSLNYRSVVVQGTARQVTDRDERVAALDALVDNVLPGRAADCRPADPKELAATAVIALDLNEVSAKIRSGGPSDDPEDVPLPYWTGVVPVSRAYGEPVPADDLAPGTSLPEYLRRVG
- a CDS encoding DMT family transporter; the encoded protein is MSNTVLPVSPGLPVGRGLFCLAVAGAAWGTAGAAASLVYRSSDLGPVALSFWRYAGGLALLLAVAAVRRGRRPSSCEPAGRRPHRAVQVLATGLGLTLFQTAYFAAVQHTGLAVATVVALGAGPVVIALGARLTMGERLGRAGLAAVTGALAGLLVLFAGGGGGTVRPLGVALALLSAAGYAAVTLLTRWTGRNGGGGDAFTTTVWAFGIGAVCLLPLGAAEGLLPHTADPARVALLLAYVAAVPSALAYALYFAGAAVVRAATVSVIMLIEPVSAAVIAVLLLGERLTAATVAGTLLLLAAAGGLALAEARLAAARRAAAATA